The Spinacia oleracea cultivar Varoflay chromosome 2, BTI_SOV_V1, whole genome shotgun sequence DNA segment gaaatacattttagagagagaaagaggaaatGATTTATATCTCTCAACATACGAGAGAtattttgagagagaaagagtgagatagtgtgtgaaagagtaaaaaatacattttctccttattctctctctaaaatttctTCTGGATGTTTCTCCTTAGttgaaaatgagtgaattaagaaaaatactaGTTCAATTTGGCTAGTTTTCAAAGCAAGAGAATCACTCAAGAGCATGATATTTTCCGAGGACTGATGCTCCTGATAAATGTTTATCAAGTGTTTAAGGTACGCTTCCTTATTCTTTCCTCTAATGTTATTTTCAAattgtaatgttcttttcataACTTTACTTTTACTGCGTCATCAAcctagtttgttcttttaaatcaacataaattgttcttttaaatttttagagaGTTTTTTTGGATACATTTAATGAtcatttttataaaattaaaacatattttgaattttaaaaaaataaaaataaattatactaaTAGTATAAAAACTACTTTTAAAAGAACACACATATTATTTTAACTCGTAACACAATTATTgtactttttttaataaaagaacaaaaaagatTTTACAAGGAACAAATTTATGTTTTTAAGTCCAAAACCGTTAAAACACGATTTACGGAAAGAACAAACTACACTTGTAAACGAACATAGCAACATTGTAGTTCTGGTTTTAAGCTCAACAACTTCATTGCAACctcgtcttcttttcttaataagAACACATAAAGCATaggaaaagaacaacaataaaTTAAAAACACCATAGATCCGGTAAAAGTTCTTCAAAATTGTATCGTTtcattttaattagaacatataattgtttgaaaagaacaaataacacttataAAAGAACATAGCTTGATTAGtggcaaaaaagaacaaaaatactttttaaaaatatgtagatttagttttaagtgcatcaaaaattcgtcgttgcgtctttttaattagaacataaaatcgtCTGAACAAATatcacttaataaaagaacatagctAGATCTGATGCATGAGAtaagaataaaaatatatttaaatgaaaatatagatctagttttaagtgcatccaAATATCGTCGtttttcgtctttttaattagaacacgtTTGAAAAGgacaaatacaactaataaaagaatATAGATATGTTGTTTTTTTCGTCTATttcattatgttcttttgtttgataaggaaaaagaaaatgttgttctttttcatgtgttttgttaatttttccttttttgttgtcgtttttttttaaattttgagtttttgttattttctttttctttttcttttgttctttatgttttataaaaaatttgttgttctttttttaattactttgtattctttttaactttttttttcccgttgttttttaataatattatcgatacttgatttttttttgttgtttttttgttgcatttttcacatgaggctctttttgaaaaatagtttTTATAGTCTATCGGGGGaaagaatatgtttttttttggtaccttttctttggtttttcaacattagtgttcttttcacgtaatggttaatgttcttttcgtttactctatcatgttctttttgtttagtttattacgtttctttttcgttttttgCGTTTTAGTGcaggtgcacgtagatctacgtgcacgcTACTGCACCATCTGCACGTTGAGTTTTTGGACCAGATAAAAACATAATATTCTCGATCCGGAGACCATCCTGCCAATCGTTTATCCAAGTCCGGACCGGCTTTTGGCTTTTTTGCCTTTTGCACATAATGGTGGAATCAACTCTTGTTTACTCGTAGATGGGTTACATGTTCGTTTtcataaaacaaaacaaaaagggCAAAAAGAAAAAGACGGTCGAGTTGGAAAGTAAGTAGAAGTTGTATAGAAAAACAGTAGTTGTTGTACGATAAATACCAAGGAAGTTCGAAAGCTCTTCATGTAAGAAACCTCACACCAATCCAATTAAAatccaattaaaattcaattatccCAATCCAACTCCAGAACGAACTATCACTCTTTCTTATTTATTTCAAGATCAAACctttatcttttttattttattattcgaGATAAATTTATTGCAAATTGAAAGCTTTGCAAATCGGAATTTGAAGATGAAGATTACTGTAATGACCTCCGATGACAAGTTCATCTCTTTAGATGTCGACCCCGATGAAGCTGTAATTTACACTCCCCATTGTtattaaaccctaattttaattTCTATTTTAGTTTCTGACATGGATCTTGATCAAATTACGCAGGTCGAAAATGTCAAGGCTTTGCTTGAAGTGGAGGTGAAGAACCTTTGGTTTTATTGATTTTGTTTATGAATTTAATAATTAGGATTAACAATGAGTGACTTTTTGATTTGGTGGGGGCAGAGTGGGGTGGTTCTGCAGCAGCAGCAGTTGATGTACAATGGGAAGGAGATGAACAACCATGAGAAGCTGAGTGGACTCGGTGTTTGCGAAGGCGATTTGATCATGATGCTTTCTATTGCTGCTCCTCCTTCTCggtaatttttatttaattcacCTGTATTTAGGATTATTTATCAATGCTGTTTTTACAAGTAGCTTTATGATGGTTTAAGttctttttttgagggaaaagttAAGTAGGGATATTATTGCAAATCAAGCTCCGCCAAAGTAGAAATACTTAGTGAGGATTATGATGGTTAGGTGATATGCGAATTCAAATTGCGAATTCGACATTGGTTTCGTTAACCAATTAGGCAATTAGGACTAGAAAGAAACTTGAGATTAGAAGCTTTACTGTATTGGACTATTGGGTATGAGCCGTATGACAGGTTTTCGAAAGGAATCTATGTTTACAGCAATAGACACTATCAAATTAGTGATTTTTGTTACACAATGTTATGTACTACTAATATCCCTACGCCTTTTTCCATGAAAAGTTATTATCGTAATATTTGTGTATACCGTCTGCATTCCTTGAGTGTTGGTTATAGCCTTTGTGCCATGATTAGCCTGTGGTCGGCATGAATTTGCATTTTAAGGGTTTCTCCATTAGACCCCTTGCCCATTGTAGTACTATGGAGTTATGGACTGTGAAGATCATTAGATCAATGAGATTAGATGGTAAGGACTAAGGACAAAATGTGGAAATCAAAGAGGGCGGAAAAGGGGTTCCTTCTCCCTCTCTTCCTTGCTTTCTCTTCTTATCTTTTCCTTTTCACTTATGTCCTGCATTAGATTATTATCCCTTTAGCAACTTCTCCTATTTGGTTCTGAGATCAGCCCCTCATTTAAGGCAGAAATGAAACTATTTGAGCTTTTCTCTACATATTAGGTCTAATTCTGTTGCCTTGTACTAAGTATATGTTTTACGAAATCATTTTATgacatttttttaaaatcatCCTTTTTATTGCAACTTTTCTGTATATAAAACTTTACTCTAACTTATACATTTTCTTCTGTAGTTCGTCTTCTAGTGACCTTACCCTCAAGCCTGATGGGTCTGCTGCAAACCCTGGTGCTTTTCAGCAGCAAGTTCGCAGTGATTCTAATCTGATGGCCCAGTTGTTTCAGGTATTGTTGTTTGCATAGCATAATTCTTTGATTATATAATTTTCTGGATGACAAGTGGAGCTAAAGATCTCTATCTTTTGATTGGTCTTTTGTCATTGTGTTATATTCTGAAATTGGAACTTGAACTTCAATTCTCTTGTAATCTTGTTTGGTACTTTGTCTTGGAAAACCTCTGTTCTGAAAAATTAATTTCTTAGGCTGTTTATTTGAGGTATATTGCCTGTATTCACAAAAATGAggactgatttttttttttttattctagtCCGGAATTGCTAATAGAATTGGTTGAAACTTTATTAAAGTAGTAAATTGTAACAGTCGTTCTATTGTTCTTGTTGATCGTATTGATAGTAAATTCCCTGCATGAAATTGCACTTATGTTGTCGCTGTGTGCATCTATGGATTATCGTATCGTCTTATATTTTTTGTAATATTTTTTCAGACATTTACTGGTTTGCCTACAAAATTTGCAGAGTGATCCTGAACTTGCACAAGCAATATCTGGGAATGATCTGAACAAGCTACAGGACATTTTACGGCAGCGTCATCATCAAAAGGCAGCATTGAGGCAAAAAGAAGAGGAGGACCTTGTAAGTAGAGTCTGTTGGTGTCTATCTTCTGTTATAATATCTTTCTATCAATTTATGCGATTTCCAATGAGAAATTTATAGTGGCATGAGGTTTAGTATAGTACGATAGAGTTCAGTTGAATAACTATTTCTCCATGACTGCATGTCATTGTACTTTTCTATGCTGTGTCACTTGGATAACCTTTGATTCAAAAGGGTGACTAGGATTCTGCACAGTATATGGCTTTTGATGTTTCAATTAGAATACCATACTTATCTAAAGAAAGATGTTTGTTTCTACTGCCTCCATTGCATAATGTGATACAGCTTCACCAGATCACCTATGGGTTTTGAGAATTATTTTGACCATTAATTTGTCAGAAACTATAAAACAGAAAATTCATAGTATTAATCCCAATAGCAATGTGTTGGGTGCGTGAACCAAAGATTTCATCTCCATTGGCCGTTCACAAGGATCCTCTTATTCCATTCACTTCCAGAAACAAAGATCATTCTTAACTTCCTCTACCAGAGAAATCTTTGGTCTCCCTCGGCTTCTTCTAAGATCTCCATAATTCCAATTATCCACTTTCCTTACCTACGCATGCCTACCTAACTTAATCTTGTTAGGACTAAACCCATCATGTGATTAATAAGGACCAAAGGGTCTAAGTGGTTCCTTGCATAAGGTATTCTGCAAGGGTGGGCTGTACCAAGTTACCAGTAATGTAGTTTCTTTGTTTGGCTTTGTGTTTGTGATGATTCAAGGTCACGGACAGAGGTCTAGTAATCAGCACATGGGTTTGTTGGTCACTGGTTACGGGTTACCTATGGAGAAATTAACTATATTCTGAACTTTAAGCTGGTGCCTAATGGGTTTGGGAGTCTGCTTCTAGGAGAGTATCATGATTCATGACTGAGGTTAAGATTTGGTAATTCTTTACTGCATCAGATtcatattgtttattgtttagatGTTAATCGAGTAAAAGGACTAAAGTATGATATGTAACTACATAGTATACCATAATCTAGATGTCCTGCGAGTCTGCGGCAAAGGAAATGCCTATATCTGAGTGAAATATATTTAGAGTATATGGTTTCTGTCTGTTCTTATCCACAGCTGTTATTATAGGCTATAGTGTCTGGACATAAATTAATTGGCATCTTGTTTTTTTTGATAGGCTTTGCATTATGCAGACCCTTTCGATGTGGAAGCACAGAAGAAGATAGAAGCTTCCATTCGCCAGGTAGACATATTGACTTTTGTTAGGCTCAAATTTTCTTCACAAGTACTAAAATAGTTGTTGTTATGAACCTGTTTGCTGCTGAATTTGTCCGTGTGTAGTTGTAGACTTGTAGGAATATTGTCTTCTTAACCCTATCGGGTGTTTAGGTTCTCGTTGCATGTTTGCAACTTTTATAACTCTAGGTAGCAaagtttatttttgttttcttttatgTAATTTTGCTGCTTTctcttgtagaaaggaattgacGAAAACTGGGCAGCAGCCATCGAACACAACCCTGAAGCTTTCGCTAGAGTGGTATAATTTATATGTTATAATTCTCTAAAATTCCATCTGGAGAttgtaaaataatttattactcTAAAATTCTTGTCTAAATTTACAGGTCATGTTGTACGTGGATATGGAAGTAAATGGTGTCCCAATAAAGGTACCTACTACTTGGTGTTTAGTTAGTCCAGCTAGAGGGATAAATGAGTCTTAAATCTTAATCTTGTTGATTGGTCCAGTGATGAACTGTGGCTTGTTCAATGTCTAATCAGACACTTCACTTCACTTCATTTTTTGATGAAGTTCTTTAATGAATTTTGCTTAAGTGAAAAAACCTGATCCCATTAAACAATGAAACAGATTGTAATGAGATAAGCAACATGTTTCATAGTCTCATGTTTATGGGAGACTTGAAATATATTTTGATGGAATATTATGCGTAGTGTGTCTTTTGGtttgcaaaatgtgattgtAAAATGTTCACAATCATATGTTGTTTCTGTTTCAGGCATTTGTTGACAGTGGAGCCCAATCAACTATAATATCTAAACGTTGTGCAGAGCGTTGTGGGTATGTTCCTTGTACAATTGAGATTTTAAGAGTCTAAAGACTTATGTTTGTACTGTGTTGAGATTTTAAGGCTGTATAGACTTATGTTTGTCCCTATGTTACTCCGACACTCCATCTGACGGTGGGTGTCGGtgtcgacacgacccgacccgtGACACGACACTCGACACGTGTCCGGGAAGGTGTCGACACCGGTGTCGAAAAAGTGTCCGATATGAAGTGTCGAAATCGGGAGGAGAAAGAAAAATtcgaaaccctagatctagaaaTTGAAGGTGGGGGAAGCAAGAGAAGAACAATTATATTAGGGCTTTTGTTGTTGGAGAAAAAACGCCAAGATTGCACTCTTCAATTCTGATTTTCACCGGCATTTGACTGTTTGAGAGTCTTCCATGGCTGTCTTCGTTTCCTTCGGGTCATTTTTCGGTGATGGTGGACTGAGCTTtctaacttattttttttacccTTTTTTTAAATATCCTAGGCCTACcactataataaaaaataaaagaaaggaaaaggtgGGAAGTGGGGAACAAACCCACGTGCCCACTGAGTGACAGCTTTACAAAGTcagcattttattttattttcatttatttcttaCTTTTAAATTCTTGTACTTTTAAActcttttaaataaatttatccTGCTTTGGAACTTTAACttgattaatatttttattctcacctttttttttatatataaaattatattatttaacaCTATTTTTGCAGTTTTTAttaaaagtgtcgatttttttcCGACACTTTGCAAACTAGTCGTGTCTAAAAAACAAGTCAAGACACTCCTTTGACCGTGTCGGAGTGTCTTCAAATATTTGGAACGGAGTGTCAGATACTCCGACACCCGTGTCGGACATGACACCGACACCCGTGTCTGAGTAACATAGGTTTGTCCTGTACCCCTATCTCACTTCAGACTGTTGAGGCTGTTGGATGAACGATATAAAGGTATTGCTCGTGGAGTTGGTCAGATGGAGATATTGGGTCGGATACATGCAGCTCACATTAAGGTAGTGAAACATAAACCTTCTATTTGTGGATTTTCTCATTTTCTTTTTATCTGTGTTTGGGTACACGTCTTTGCATATCCCGTGCTTGTCCTGTGAATGCAGCTTTAGGGCCTGTTCTTCACCTTATTTTTTACTGCACTTGAAATAATTTTACCAATTAAAACTGATTCTTGCCGATTtaaactttttatttatttattcactGTTATTTTTGTTGTTCCTTGAAGTTACTGATTTTACCGAATGTAAATTATTATTACTGATTAAAACAATTTTTTAcagattattattttttaaggtGAAGATAACAGGGCTTAAATTTTGTAGAGAAATACGGAGGGGGTGGATTTTGTGCTTATAAAATGTGTGCATGGAAGTTGCTGGCTTCAATTCTGTTGAAGTTGTGCTAGTCCCCAAAATTATTGATCTACTGTAATTTTTAACTAAACATTGATATGAGCTGTAGTCATATATGCTTTTGATGCGTTTTATTCTGTATACTTATCCTTGCTGCTTAATTTGATTGGCTTGTTTACTTCTGTTGTCTTTGGAAGATCGGGAATGTCTTTTATCCTTGTTCGTTTACAGTCCTCGATTCAGACAACATGGAATTCCTCTTTGGTCTGGATATGCTTCGCAAACATCAGGTAATATGGTTTGgagctttttttttatttttttttttaatgggtTCCTTCCTAAGATGAATAAAGCTGACCTGGCTTTTTTTTGCAGTGCATAATTGATTTGAAGGATAATACATTAAAACTTGGTGGAGGAGAGGTTTCTGTGCCATTTTTGCCGGGTTAGAATTTCTGATTCAAtttgaataaaaagtaaaaatgtTTAGTTAGGTCTTCTGTCGTTTCTTAGATCTTCTTCTGTTTTCAGAAAAGGATATCCCTTCTCATTTTCTGGATGAAGATAGCTTTTCGAAGCAGGCTTCTGGTTCAGGAGCTCCGGTAATGAGAATCTCTTCAAATTTATTTGCTTCAAGTATTCTTTGTGTAAGTAATATTTTTGACTAACATACGGGATCATGTAGGTTTCATCTGGAATCAACGACATTAGAAATGTCCCAAGCCTTCCAACTGGAAGTCAATCTTCTGGTGAGTTATATTCTAGTTTTCTGTATATTCTAAAATTCTATACTATTATATTAAATGGCGTTTTCTTTCATGTTTACCCGCCACGTGGATGACAATCAATGGCTCACCTTCCATGTAGCTTTTGACATGAGATGAACTCGTGTTCATACATAAATAAGACAACTAGAAGCCAACCAAAGTACCAATGCTTGAACCCACAACCTCTTGATCGAGGTATAGGAATATCTACCATATAACCAAGGTCACAAATTGATGAATTTAGAAACATAATAAATACAAAATGTATTGTGTGAATTAGAAATTTAAAGAGAAAAGAGTAGTACAAACAGTTCAACTACATAATACAAAGCTGACTTCTTCTTCCTCTGTACTGACATCTTTCCATATAAAATCTGCACTGACATCTTTCCAAATTGACACTATTTATAAAATGATCACAATAGTTAATCATTACTTGCCAAAGGCATCAACGCAACAACTTGGGGCATAACTCGGGCTAATCACTAGTTGTAAGCTTGGAACTTAATATCTTGAATTATGTCACTTGGAATTTGGAAGAGGAACCTTTTGATGGCTGATGTGTTTACTTACAACTTAAAAATCTTTCTGTGGATTTGTTGACTCAAGTTGCCTTCAAATTTCGAGCAAATCTTGATTTATGAACTTCAAATGTACTAGCATATCTTTAGAGTCAAGCACATGGATCTCTCTTCTGACCTGGTAGTAATCAGGAATCCAGTGAGAATATGTTGTGCAATTTATCTATGTATTCTTGATGGCTTAGGCTAATTATGTGCAGTCATCTTTTCTCTGAGCTGGGTTTTTTGAAATGATATACAATACTCTATCTGATTACTTTTAGAGTTTTAGTTGTGCCAACGTCTGTTTGGAAAATGAATTTGTGCTTGTTACTTCTCAAATGAAGGATGAGGCCTCTTCACTTGCAcgttctttctttctctcttttttcaaTCTCCATTTTTATTGCTTAAAAGTATCTATTTTG contains these protein-coding regions:
- the LOC110782097 gene encoding protein DNA-DAMAGE INDUCIBLE 1; translation: MKITVMTSDDKFISLDVDPDEAVENVKALLEVESGVVLQQQQLMYNGKEMNNHEKLSGLGVCEGDLIMMLSIAAPPSRSSSSDLTLKPDGSAANPGAFQQQVRSDSNLMAQLFQSDPELAQAISGNDLNKLQDILRQRHHQKAALRQKEEEDLALHYADPFDVEAQKKIEASIRQKGIDENWAAAIEHNPEAFARVVMLYVDMEVNGVPIKAFVDSGAQSTIISKRCAERCGLLRLLDERYKGIARGVGQMEILGRIHAAHIKIGNVFYPCSFTVLDSDNMEFLFGLDMLRKHQCIIDLKDNTLKLGGGEVSVPFLPEKDIPSHFLDEDSFSKQASGSGAPVSSGINDIRNVPSLPTGSQSSGGAGGNPGQSSEFEAKVSKLVELGFERSQVVQALQLFNGNEEQAAGFLFGG